The Pedococcus aerophilus nucleotide sequence CGTGGTCGCCCCGGCGTGCACCGGGGCGACCACGGACCAGCTCGCCGACGAAGGTCATGGTGGACGACGAGATCGTCCGTCGGAGGCCGCGAGCGGCCCTCCTGGGCGTTGAGCGTGCGTTCACCATGTCCTCCTTGGTCCGCGGGCTGGATGTTTGCCCGTCGGTCCCGTGTGGTTCGTCAGATGCTGGTGGCCGCGCTGTTGAACAGGCCGCGGATGCTGCCACCGAGGGCGGTGACGGCGACGATGATGACGATGGCGATGAGGGCGACCATGAGGCCGTACTCCACCGCGGTGGCGCCCTCCTCGCGGGTGGCGAAGCGGGTCTGGAGCTTGGCGACGAACTTGAGCATGAGAGTGTCCTTTCGAGACCAACGGGCCGGGGCGGGCGCCCCTGCGAGCAGAAGACTGTCAGCCGGGGTCGACCGCGGTAATCGGCTGTCACGTCACGACCCGCTGGCCCCTTCGAGGAATTTCCCTCAACCGTTCGGCTGATGCGGTGAGTCAGTTCCCCGTTCCCCGGCCGGGCCGTCGAGAATGGCGAGCATGTCCGGCTCCTCCCCTTCCGTGCCCCGTTCGGCGCGCGGTGGCTGGAGCAGGCTCGTCCCGTTGGTCCTGGTGCTGGCGCTGCTGCCGGTCCTCACGGTGCGGTCGGTCGCCGACCCCAGCCCGTGGCTCCACCTGCGCGTCGGCGACTTCCTCCTGGACGGTGGGCGGTTCGGACAGCCCGATCCGTGGGCTCCTTTCGCCGCTCACGCCTACGTGCCCACCCAGTGGCTCCCCTCCGTCGTCCTGGCGCAGGGGTACGACCAGTTCGGTGTGGCAGCAGTCGTATGGTCCCGGGGAGTCGCCATCGTCGCCCTGGCCGTCGGGGTGCTGTGGCTGACCCGTCAGGTCAGTCGACCCGTGGTCGCCGTTCCGGTCACCGTCGCCGCCGTCGCCGCGGCGTGGGGTGGCCTGGCCGAGCGCCCCCAGCTGGCGGGCTTCGTCCTGCTCGTGGTCGCCATCGGCGCGTGGTGGCGCACCGGCACGGACCACCGGGCACGGTGGTGGCTGGTCCCGCTCACCTGGCTCACCGCCTGCACGCACGGCGTGTGGGTGCTCGGCCTGGTCGTCGGCGGCTTGGTCGTCCTCGGCCTCGGAGTCGGCCGCGAGGTCACCTGGCCCCAGTGGCGCCGGCTGGCCCTGGTCCTGGTGGCGTCGTTCCTGGCCGCCGGCCTCACCCCGCTGGGTCCCCGCCTGCTGCTCACCCCCTTCCAGGTCGGGTCCAACGGCCGGGAGTTCGTCTCCGAGTGGTTTCCCTCCTCGGTCCGCAGCCCCGACGTCGCCCTCGCCCTGGTCATGCTCGGTCTGGTGTATGCCGCGTGGCTGGCCCTGCGGGAGCGCCCGCCGGCCTGGCAGCTGCTGCCCTTCCTGGTGGCGATCGCGTTCATCCTCACCATGCAGCGCACGGTGGCCGTGGGAGCGTTCCTCGCGGCCCCGCTGCTGGCCGAGCAGGCGGAGAAGCTCGTGGCGAGGCGTCGTCACGAAGTCACCGTGCCTTCCGGGTCTGGCAGGCCTCGCGGGCTCGTCGGGCCTTCGCGGCGTGAGGTGGCGAGCTGGGTCGTCGGGCTCGTCCTGGCCGCCCTCGTCGCCCTCCCCCTGTCCAGCGCCCGTGCCGGCACCGTCCACGCCGTGCCGGTCGGCTTGTCCGAACAGCTGCGCGCCCTGCCCCCGCAGACCCGGATCCTCGCCGAGGGCGACGTGACCGGCTGGGTGCTCTTCGAGGCACCGCAGACGGTGCCGGTCTTCGACCTGAGGATCGAGTCGTACAGCGGCAGCTACATCACGCGGTACATCGACGCCATGCAGGCCCGACCAGGGTGGGGCGACTTCGTCGCCCAAGGTGGCACCCGGGCAGCGCTGCTCCCCGCGCAGTCACCCCTCGGGCTTGCCCTGGTCGAGCAGCTCGGGTGGTCGGTCGTGGCCATGGCCGACGGCTACCAGCTGCTGGAGGCCTCGTGAGCGCGCTCTCCGCCCGTCTCGGTCAGGTGGCGTTCGCCGGTGGCTTGCTGGTGGCCATCGCCTGGGGCACCTCGCCGTTCTCGGAGTTCGACACCTGGTGGCACCTGCGCGAGGGGCGCCACATCCTGCAGACCTGGTCGCTGTCCGGGACCGACCCCTGGGCCTCCTTCGCCGACCGCCCGTATGTCGCCACCCAATGGCTTCCCGAGTCCGTGGCGGCCTGGACCGTCGACGCCGTAGGGCTCTGGGGAGTCGTCTGGCTCCGGGCGGTGGCCGTCATCGCGCTCTACCTCGTCATCTACCTGCTCTGTCGGCAAGCCGCAGGTCGGTTGCCCTCCAGCCTGGCGTCGGCCATGGCGGTGCTCGGTGCCGGAGCCAGCCTCAACCCGCGGCCCCAGCTGGTGAGCTTCGTGCTCTTCGCCGTCGTCTACCTCGCCTGGTGGCGGTCCATGAAGGACCGACGACTGCGGTGGTGGCTGGTCCCCGTGTTCTGGGTGTGGGGGTGCTGCCACCCCTTGTGGATGTTCGGCCTGCTCCTGGGGATCGTCATGTCGGTCCTGCTCGCCGTGCGGCCCGAGGACCAACGACCCAATCGCCGGGCCCTGGTCGGCCTCAACCTCGCGTGCGCGGCGGTGCTCGCGCTGACACCGCTGGGACCACGGCTCCTCACGGTCCCGTTCGACGTGGCGGGCAACGCCTCCTGGATCGCCGAGGAGTGGCGGGCGACCCCTTTCAACAACGTCTTCGCCTACGTGACGCTGGGGATGCTCGTCACCACAGCCCTGCTCTGGCCCCGCCGGCCGGCGTCCCGCCCCCTGTGGCAGTACGTGGTCCTGGCGCTCGCAACCGGCATGGGCCTGTGGATGTGGCGCCTCGTGCCGCTGGCGTGCGTCCTCGCCGCTCCGCTGTTCGCCTCAGCCCTCCAGGACGTCCTCGGCCGTGCCATCGAGCCCGGCGGGAGACGCGAGCGGCGCGCGGTGGTGGTGGCCGGCGTCCTGGCCATGGTGCTGGCCGGCGCTATCGCCGCCGGGCCCAAGGGAGCGGCAGCCCAGACCTATCCGGGGAGGATCGGCGCCATCGGCTCCCACCTCGCAGACCTGCCGGACGGCACCGTCGTGCTCAACGACTTCGGCATCAGCGGCTGGCTGCTCTGGGCCCACCCCGAGCTCCGGCCGGTCGTCGACCTGCGGGTGGAGATCTACTCGGCCGACTACCTGCGCAGCTACATCCGCACCGAACAGGTGCGCCCCGGGTGGCAGGAGTACGTGCGTGACGTCCACCCGGGCGCGGCACTCGTCGCCAGCGACTCCGCCCTCGGTGACGCGCTCGTCCACCGACTCGGTTGGCGCGAAGTCGCCTCCACGCCTGACTTCCTCCTCCTCGTCCCGGGTGACCAGTGAGGCCGACTCTCCCAGGAGCACCCACCGGACCTGCCGGCGGACCTGGCGCCCCTGCACTGGACCGGGCACCGGGCACCGCGAGTCGGCTGCTCCGCGTCGGCCGCGAGCTGGCCGCACCACTGGGCATCTACGTCGCCACCCGTGCCATCGCCGCGGTGTTCATCCTGGTCACGGCACCCGGTCGCACGGTCGTCATCGAGGAGCTGAACGGATACCACTCAGCCGTGCAGACGACCCTTCCCGCCGACTACGGCACGATCGTGACGTCGTGGGACGGGCAGTGGTACTGGGACATCGTCCTCAACGGGTACCCCGACCGCGTCGTCGACGCAGCGGGTCACCCCGTCCAGAGCGCCCTGGCGTTCTTCCCGCTCTATCCGACGCTCGTCGAAGCCGTCATGGCCCTCACGGGCCTCGGCTTCGAGGTCGCGGCCCCTCTCACCAGTCTCCTGCTCGGAGCAGCAGCGGTGGCGGTGGTCTTCCGCCTCGTGGAGCAGAGCCTCGACCGCAGACGCGCTTTGGCCGCCGTGGCGATGCTCTGCTGCTTCATCTCCGCACCGGTGCTGCAGATCGCGTACACGGAGAGCCTTGCCCTGCTGCTGGTCGCCACCGGGCTGCTGCTCCTGCGCCGCCGCCGCTACTGGTTGGCCGCCGCGGCCATCCTGCTCCTCGGCCTGACCCGGAACATCGCCCTGACCTTTCTGCCCGTGGTGCTCGTGCACTGGCTGGTCCGCGAGCACCACCACCGTGCCGGGTCCGAGAACAGGCCGCCACGTGCGGCGCTCGGCGTGCTGGCCGTCGTCCCCCTGGTGGCGACAGCCCTGTGGCCGACGATCGCGGGGGTGCTCAGCGGCCGGGCGGATGCCTACCTGACGACGATCCAGGCGTGGCCCGGTTTCACGGGCTCGGCCCTGCGCCCACCCTGGGCCGCGGCCATGACCGGTGGCGGGCCGACCTCGTGGATCGCGGCCGCGGCCCTCCTCGGGCTCCTGCTGGCCCTCATGTCGACCCAGGCCGTGCGCGCCTGGGGGCCAGAGCTCTGGGCGTGGACCGCTGCGGTCATCGGGTTCGTCCTCCTCACCACGAGCGCGACCACCAGCCTGGCCCGCTACCTACTGCTCGCCTTCCCACTGGGACTGGTCCTGATGCCGGACACGGACGGTCGCGGGCTGCGCCGGGTCCAGAACCTCGTCGTGGCCCTCGCCTGCATCGTCGGGCTGGTCCTGCAGTTCATCTGGGTGGACAGCATCCTCGTGTTCGCAGGCCCCGACGGTGGTCTCGGCTTCCCCTGACCGAGTCCGCCCGGCAGCCACCGGACCGACCGATCGCGGTCAGCGAGCAGCGACGAGGAGGTCGGTGCCCTCACCCACGCGCTGCCAGCGGCTGCCGGCCCGCAGCAGCACCTGGCGGTCGTCGGTCGTGACGACGAGGCCGCGCTCACCGTTGATCGTCGTGATGGTCCGTGCCCCCGAGATCTCCGGTCCGGCGGTGATCTGGCCACCGAGCGGCACCGTCCACGGACGGAGCACCTGCGTGGAGTTGCGCCGGCCCAGCACGACGAGCGTCGCGTCGTCGACCCAGACGACGTCACGCATCAGCGTCAGGGTCGGGGCCAGGCTGAGCGGCGGCGCCAGGGACGCCGGAACGCCCCCGGTCTGACGGACCACGCCCGTCACGTCGAGACGCGGCCCCTTGCCCGCCTCGGTGGTGCTCACGACGGCCAGTCGCTGGCCGTCCGGCGACACCCGGAGACTGACGACCCGACGACCTTCCAACCACGGCGCCGACAACGCCCGCGGTCCCGACTTCGCCGCATCCGCCGGGTCCGCGGCTGTGTTCACCACCCACACCCGGGTGAGGTCGCCGTCCCGTCCGGCGACCCAGAGGATGTCCTGCGTGTCGTAGGTCGGGCGCGTCAGCTGGGAGCCGAAGGTCAGCACCTGCACCTGGGTCTTGCCCCGCCACCGTGCCAGCTGGGCCCGGTCGCCACCCACTGCCGCGACCTCGCTCCCGGTGCGCGACAGCGCGGGGTACGCCCACCCCGGCTGAAGCGTCGGCAGCGCTGCCGCCTGGGGCGGAGCCGGTCGGCCGCCGGGGTCGCCGACCTCCTCCGGACGCACCGGCACAAGGGTCGTGCCGATCCGCAGGAGCGGCTTGACCTCGGGCTCGCTCGGGGTGCCGAACCCGAGGGTGGACAGCGAGTCCAGCGCTCCCTCGACCCCGGGCACCCGCAGGTCGGCGCCCTCGAGCTGCAGCGCGACACGGTCCACGCCGGGCGCCTGGCTGACGGTCGCGAGGAACTGTGCTCCGAGGTTCTGGCGCTGGCCGGGGTCCGCGGCCAACCTCGTCGCGGTGAGGTCGACGGTGGCCGTGCCGGAGTCGATGGTGACGGCGTCGACGGCCAGCCGGGTGCCGGCGGGGACGTCGCTGCGGACGGCACCACGGAGGTACTCCGGTGCCCCCGACAGCAGCGAGCGCGCCAGCCGCGTCGCGAGGCCGGTGCCGAGCGGCAGCCAGCGGACGTCGGGCACGAGCCGACGCTGGCTCGCGGAGAGGAAGTAGATGCGGAACGGGTCGTAGAGGCGCAGGAAGTCGGAGTTGCTCAGCCACGTCCCGAAGTTCTCCGGGAGCTTGGTGATGCGCCACTCCCCCTCGCGCTGGACCACTTGGAAGTCCACCTCGACGGTGCTGTTGGCCGGCAGCTCTTGGTACCGGCCGGTGCCGTCGACGCGAGCCGTGGCGGTGGCCTTGGCCCGGACGTCGCCTCCGTCCGCCTCACTGATGTCGAGGACGGATTCGTTGCCGAAGACCACCACGGAGGTGTCGGGCCGCCACCCCGCCGCCGCGTCAGGCGTGAGGTAGGAACGGGCGACCTGGAACTGGTCGTCGCTGGCCGCTGCCGCCCGGATGAATCCCTCCACGACCTCCTGGGGCGACGCCCCGGGGCGGATCGGGTTGGCCTCGACGCGGATCTCGTTCTCCTGCACCGATCCCACCTCGAGACCGGGCTGGATGGCCGACTCCGTCGACAGCCCACCGCCGCACGCCGACACCAGGGTCAGCGCCGCGGCGCCGAGCGCCGCGGCAGCCCGGCGCCTCATCGGGGCCTCCCCGGTGTCGCGGGGGTATGGAGCGTGGTGTCCCGTGGGGGCGCGGACCGGCCCGTGGACGGGTTCTGGGCATCGGTGTCGCTCGCCTCGCGCGCCGTCCGTCGCTGGGACGTGGGGACGTCGTCGGGACGCAGGGACAGGGGTGCCTCACCGATCGGCTCGCCGTAGGTCCTCGGCAGGGTCAGGCGGAAGCAGGAGCCCTGCCCCGGCTCGCCCCAGGCCTGCAACCAGCCGTCGTGCAGACGGGCGTCTTCCAGGGAGATGGCCAGACCCAGGCCGGTCCCACCAGTGGTCCGGGCCCTGGCCGGGTCGGCCCGCCAGAACCGGTTGAAGACCAGCGCCGCCTCGCCCGGGCGGAGGCCGACGCCGTGGTCGCGGACCGCGACGGCGACGGCGGTCTCGTTGCCCTCGATGGCGATCTCGACCGGCCGACCCTCACCGTGCTCCACGGCGTTGACGACGAGGTTGCGCAGGATGCGTTCGACCCGGCGCGGATCCATCTCGGCCTGGCACGAGCCCTTGGCTGTGACGGTGATGGTGCTCCCCCAGCGTTCGGCCAGGGGCTGGGCGGACTGCACGGCGCGGGCCACGGTGTCCCGAAGGTCGACCAGGTCCACGTCGAGCGCAGCGGCACCGGCGTCGAACCTGCTGATCTCGAGCAGGTCGGCGAGCAGCTCCTCGAACCGGTCGAGCTCGTTGTGCAGCAGCTCGGCGGACCGCGAGACGGTCGGGTCGAAGTCCCGTCGCGAGTCGTGGATCAGGTCGGCGGCCATCCGGATCGTCGTGAGCGGGGTGCGCAGCTCGTGCGAGACGTCGGAGACGAAGCGCTGCTGCACCCTCGAGAGGCCCTCGAGCTGGCGGATCTGGGTCTGGAGGCTGTCGGCCATCTCGTTGAAGGACTTGGCGAGTCGGGCCAGGTCGTCCTCGCCGCGAGCACGCATGCGCTCGTTGAGCCGCCCCGACGAGAGGCGTTCGGCGACCATGGCGGCCCGTCGGACCGGGCTGACGACCTGGCGGGTGACGACGTAGGCGATCGCCCCGACGAGCGCGACCAGCGCGAACCCACCGATCGCGAAGGTGCGGGTGATCAGGTCCAGGGTGGCCTGCTCGCGCTGGAGAGGGAACACGACGTAGAGGTCGTAGTTGCCCGCGAGGGGCACCTGCACCTGGGACCCGACCAGGACCGCGGGAACGGCCTGCCCGGTCTGCGGGTCGTTGACGCCGACGAGGGTCACCTGCTGGCGGCTGGGGTCCTGCCGCACCGCCTCTCTGAGGTCGTCGGGGATGCTCGACAAGCCGATGCGCCCGCTGAGGACGGTCTGGACGGTGGCGTCGGACGTGTTGCCGAGGCTGCGGGCGAAGACGAGGTAGCGCTCGTTGTCACCCCCGAGGGCGGCCGCACCGCCGATGACGTCCTGGGAGAGCACGTCGAGGTCGCTGGAGCTGGTCCGGTCGCTGTCGTCGAAGCGCTTCTGCACCACCTCGGTCAGTCGCGAGGTCTCCAGCTGGGCCGACCTGATGCGGTCCTGCTCCAGGCCGTCCGAGATGGACGAGTAGAGGTAGGACCCGAGCCCGAGGACGACGAGGAGGCCGAGCAGCATGGTGGTGCTGACGACGCGGAACTGCAGCGAGCGCCGCCACGCGTGCACGACCCAGCGCAGCGCCATACCGGCCCAACGTCGGACGTGGACGGCGAGGGGACGCAGCGAACGCACGTGGACCGCCCGGCGGTCGGAGGGCCGCGGGGGCGGCGTCCGGTCGGGGCCGCGGTCGGCCGGGTCCGACATCGTCAGCTCGGACCGGCCTTGTAGCCGACGCCTCGGACGGTGACGACGATCTCGGGGTGCTCGGGGTCGTGCTCGATCTTGGAGCGCAGGCGCTGCACGTGGACGTTGACCAAGCGGGTGTCGCCTGCGTGGCGGTAGCCCCAGACCTGCTCCAGCAACACCTCACGGGTGAAGACCTGCCACGGCTTGCGGGCCAGGGCGACGAGGAGGTCGAATTCCAGCGGCGTCAGCGAGAGCGGCTCGTTGGCGCGCTTGACCGAGTGGCCGGCGACGTCGATGACGAGGTCACCGATCTCGAGGCTCTCGGGTTCGGGCTCGTCGCCGCGGCGCAGCCGCGCACGGACGCGGGCGATGAGCTCCTGGGGCTTGAACGGCTTGACGACGTAGTCGTCGGCGCCGGACTCGAGACCGACGACGACGTCGACGGTGTCGGTGCGGGCGGTGAGCATGACGATCGGGACGCCCGACTCGGCGCGGATGCGTCGGCAGACCTCCATGCCGTCCAGGCCGGGAAGCATGACGTCGAGCAGCACGAGGTCGGGCTTGCTGTCGCGGAAGGCCGCGACGGCGTTGCCGCCGTCGGCGACGTGCGAGACGTCCAGGCCCTCGTTGCGCAGCACGATGCCCAACATCTCCGCCAGCGCCAGATCGTCATCGACGATGAGCACGCGACCCTTCACTGCGTCAGTCCTCTCCCAACGGCGAGCAAACATTTCCCCCTGCGAATCATCACACACGGCCCTTGCCCGGGTCCGGGAGACGTGCGGGACGTCGCTCATCCCTTTGACGGTTCCGTCCCTGCGAGGGGGACCGCACACTGGCATCGCCGGTCTCCCGGCGACCGACAGCAGGGACTGGTGGGCATCAGCCTTACGCGGGGCTCCCCTGTCCGTTTGGACGATTCCGCAGGTGTCGTTCGGACCCGACACTGAGGTGCTGGGACCCGCATCGGCGGAGCCACGGAGCGAACCGCAGGAGCACACCGTGATGAACAGGTCGACCACTCGACGTCGTCAGGCGTCGGAGTCAGGCGCCTCAGCCGTCGAGTTCGCCCTCATCATGCCGGTGCTCTTCCTGCTGGTCTTCGGCATCCTCGACTACGGGATGCTCTTCTTCGACTCGATCGGGCTGCGCCAGGGAGCCCGCGAGGGCGCACGCCAGGCCGTCGTCCAGAAGTACGGAGCAGGGTGCTCAGGAGCCGCCAACGCCCAGATCGTCTGCACCGTCAAGGGGGCGACAGACCTCACCCTCGGGTCCGCGGCCGTCAAGGTGCGAGCCCCCGACGGCTGGGTCCAGGGAAAGCAGCTCATCGTCTGCGTGCAGTCCAAGGAACGGAGCCTCACGGGCTTCGTTCCGTTCCCTGCCAACGGGATCATCCGCACACGGACGGTCATGTCGATCGAAGAAGCCTCTCCGACGCTGACTGCGGACATCGAGGAGACTGCCCCGGCCGGGGGGAACTGGAGCTCGACATGGTGCTGACCCGAGGAGGCATCTTCCTGCGTGCACGCGGCGACGAGCGGGGCGCAGTCGCTGTCGTCGTCGCCGGCCTGATGACCGTGCTCATCCTGTGTGCAGCGATCGTCATGGACATCGGCAACGCCAAGGATGTGCGCAGGCAGTCGCAGAACGCGTCCGACGCGGCGGCACTGGCCGCGGCGAACGTGTTGATCCCCGCGGAGCCCGCCACCACCTGCTCCTCGGGACCCAGCGCCCCACCGTGCTTCACCGCTGCGGTGGATGCCATCAAGAACTACAGCCGTGAGAACTTCGGTGTGACCTCCGCCGACTGGGCCAGCTGCTCCATCACCTCCGCGCAGAGACTCACCTACACCCCCGCAGGTGAGAGCACCTGCATCTCCTTCGACAACGCCACGTCCCCCAAGACGGTGCGCGTCTGGTTGCCGACCCGGACCGTCCGGACCTTCTTCGGTGGCATCACCGGTCGGTCGACCATCCCGGTGGGGAGCCAGGCGGACGCGATCATCGAGAGCCGCACCAAGTGCACCCTGTGCTTCCTCGGAAGCGTCGACGCCCAGAACGCCGACTTCGACGTCACCGGAGGGGCCATCGCGGTCAACGGCAACGTCAGCGCCGGGCCCAACAGCATCTGGACCTCACAGGCCAATGGAGTCGTCGGGACGGTCTCGGGCGGCCAGTTCAACCCCGCCCCGACCCAGATCCAGCCCTTCAGCGACCCCCTGGCAACCACGCTCACGCTGCCCATCAACATCGCGTCACTGCCCCTGAAGACCGACCCGTGCACGGAGGGGCCCGGTCGCTACGCGAGCATCTCCTTGGGGAACAACGACACCTGCGTGCTCGCTGCCGGCTTCTACGCCGTGACGGGAACGTGGCAGATCGGCAACAACTCGCTCATCGACGGGACCGCCGGGGTCACGATCTATGCCCCCGCCAGCAACGGCTACCTGAACTTCAAGAACGGCAACGTCAAGATCAACCCGTCCACGACCGGGACGTACGCGGGCTACTCGATCATCTACGACCGCACCAACACCCAGCCCATCTCGCTGCAGGGCAACGGCGTGACGGGCATCAGCGGAATCGTCTACGCACCCTCGTCGCCGCTCGACTTCAACGGCAACTCGTGCTTCGGATTCTCCGGCGGCCCCGTTGTGGTCTCGGGAGTCC carries:
- a CDS encoding Flp family type IVb pilin, with translation MLKFVAKLQTRFATREEGATAVEYGLMVALIAIVIIVAVTALGGSIRGLFNSAATSI
- a CDS encoding glycosyltransferase family 39 protein, which translates into the protein MRPTLPGAPTGPAGGPGAPALDRAPGTASRLLRVGRELAAPLGIYVATRAIAAVFILVTAPGRTVVIEELNGYHSAVQTTLPADYGTIVTSWDGQWYWDIVLNGYPDRVVDAAGHPVQSALAFFPLYPTLVEAVMALTGLGFEVAAPLTSLLLGAAAVAVVFRLVEQSLDRRRALAAVAMLCCFISAPVLQIAYTESLALLLVATGLLLLRRRRYWLAAAAILLLGLTRNIALTFLPVVLVHWLVREHHHRAGSENRPPRAALGVLAVVPLVATALWPTIAGVLSGRADAYLTTIQAWPGFTGSALRPPWAAAMTGGGPTSWIAAAALLGLLLALMSTQAVRAWGPELWAWTAAVIGFVLLTTSATTSLARYLLLAFPLGLVLMPDTDGRGLRRVQNLVVALACIVGLVLQFIWVDSILVFAGPDGGLGFP
- a CDS encoding LpqB family beta-propeller domain-containing protein, with product MRRRAAAALGAAALTLVSACGGGLSTESAIQPGLEVGSVQENEIRVEANPIRPGASPQEVVEGFIRAAAASDDQFQVARSYLTPDAAAGWRPDTSVVVFGNESVLDISEADGGDVRAKATATARVDGTGRYQELPANSTVEVDFQVVQREGEWRITKLPENFGTWLSNSDFLRLYDPFRIYFLSASQRRLVPDVRWLPLGTGLATRLARSLLSGAPEYLRGAVRSDVPAGTRLAVDAVTIDSGTATVDLTATRLAADPGQRQNLGAQFLATVSQAPGVDRVALQLEGADLRVPGVEGALDSLSTLGFGTPSEPEVKPLLRIGTTLVPVRPEEVGDPGGRPAPPQAAALPTLQPGWAYPALSRTGSEVAAVGGDRAQLARWRGKTQVQVLTFGSQLTRPTYDTQDILWVAGRDGDLTRVWVVNTAADPADAAKSGPRALSAPWLEGRRVVSLRVSPDGQRLAVVSTTEAGKGPRLDVTGVVRQTGGVPASLAPPLSLAPTLTLMRDVVWVDDATLVVLGRRNSTQVLRPWTVPLGGQITAGPEISGARTITTINGERGLVVTTDDRQVLLRAGSRWQRVGEGTDLLVAAR
- the mtrB gene encoding MtrAB system histidine kinase MtrB translates to MSDPADRGPDRTPPPRPSDRRAVHVRSLRPLAVHVRRWAGMALRWVVHAWRRSLQFRVVSTTMLLGLLVVLGLGSYLYSSISDGLEQDRIRSAQLETSRLTEVVQKRFDDSDRTSSSDLDVLSQDVIGGAAALGGDNERYLVFARSLGNTSDATVQTVLSGRIGLSSIPDDLREAVRQDPSRQQVTLVGVNDPQTGQAVPAVLVGSQVQVPLAGNYDLYVVFPLQREQATLDLITRTFAIGGFALVALVGAIAYVVTRQVVSPVRRAAMVAERLSSGRLNERMRARGEDDLARLAKSFNEMADSLQTQIRQLEGLSRVQQRFVSDVSHELRTPLTTIRMAADLIHDSRRDFDPTVSRSAELLHNELDRFEELLADLLEISRFDAGAAALDVDLVDLRDTVARAVQSAQPLAERWGSTITVTAKGSCQAEMDPRRVERILRNLVVNAVEHGEGRPVEIAIEGNETAVAVAVRDHGVGLRPGEAALVFNRFWRADPARARTTGGTGLGLAISLEDARLHDGWLQAWGEPGQGSCFRLTLPRTYGEPIGEAPLSLRPDDVPTSQRRTAREASDTDAQNPSTGRSAPPRDTTLHTPATPGRPR
- the mtrA gene encoding MtrAB system response regulator MtrA; this encodes MKGRVLIVDDDLALAEMLGIVLRNEGLDVSHVADGGNAVAAFRDSKPDLVLLDVMLPGLDGMEVCRRIRAESGVPIVMLTARTDTVDVVVGLESGADDYVVKPFKPQELIARVRARLRRGDEPEPESLEIGDLVIDVAGHSVKRANEPLSLTPLEFDLLVALARKPWQVFTREVLLEQVWGYRHAGDTRLVNVHVQRLRSKIEHDPEHPEIVVTVRGVGYKAGPS
- a CDS encoding TadE family protein produces the protein MNRSTTRRRQASESGASAVEFALIMPVLFLLVFGILDYGMLFFDSIGLRQGAREGARQAVVQKYGAGCSGAANAQIVCTVKGATDLTLGSAAVKVRAPDGWVQGKQLIVCVQSKERSLTGFVPFPANGIIRTRTVMSIEEASPTLTADIEETAPAGGNWSSTWC
- a CDS encoding pilus assembly protein TadG-related protein, with amino-acid sequence MVLTRGGIFLRARGDERGAVAVVVAGLMTVLILCAAIVMDIGNAKDVRRQSQNASDAAALAAANVLIPAEPATTCSSGPSAPPCFTAAVDAIKNYSRENFGVTSADWASCSITSAQRLTYTPAGESTCISFDNATSPKTVRVWLPTRTVRTFFGGITGRSTIPVGSQADAIIESRTKCTLCFLGSVDAQNADFDVTGGAIAVNGNVSAGPNSIWTSQANGVVGTVSGGQFNPAPTQIQPFSDPLATTLTLPINIASLPLKTDPCTEGPGRYASISLGNNDTCVLAAGFYAVTGTWQIGNNSLIDGTAGVTIYAPASNGYLNFKNGNVKINPSTTGTYAGYSIIYDRTNTQPISLQGNGVTGISGIVYAPSSPLDFNGNSCFGFSGGPVVVSGVQLANGNQSCVKILNPVDQTVARTPLHLTK